Within the Synechococcales cyanobacterium CNB genome, the region ATTCCTCCGTGGCAGCGGCGATGCTGGTGCGCGCCGGGTGCGAGGTCGTGGGGTGCTTCATGCGTCTGGGCACGCCGGGCGAGCCGGCCGAGGGGATGGTCCGGTGGGACGCGAAGGCCGAGGCGTGCGCCGCCAACCGCGAGCGGCGGCAGGGCTGCTGCTCGGTGAACGACGCCGCGGACGCGAGGCTGGTGGCGGCGGAACTGGGCATCCCGTTCTACGTCTGCAACTTCGCGCGCGAGTTCGGGCGCGTCATCGACTACTTCGTCGATGAGTACGCGAACGGACGCACGCCGAACCCGTGCGTGCGCTGCAACGACTGGCTGAAGTTCGGCCGCCTGCACGAGTACGCGCGCCGGATCGGGGCGTCGTTCATCGCGTCGGGACACTACGCGCGCGTCGAGCGGGGAGCGGGCGCGGACCGCTGGGGGCACGACGGGCCTCGGCTGCTGCGGGGCGTCGATCGTGGCAAGGACCAGTCGTACGTGCTCTTCGGCTCGCCGCGCGAGAGGCTGGGCGAGATGCTGCTGCCCGTCGGCGGGATGCCGAAGCGCGAGGTGCGCGCGCTGGCGGAGCGGTTCGGCCTGCCGGTGTTCGACAAGCCGGACAGCCAGGAGATCTGCTTCGTTCCCGACGGCGATTACGCCGCGCTCGTCGAGTCGCGCCGCCCCGGCGCTGCCGCGATGGGGCGGATCGTAGACACGGACGGGAACGAAGTCGGCGAGCACGCCGGTCAGCACCGCTACACGATCGGGCAGCGGCGGGGCGTGGGCGTCGCGCTCGGGCGCCCGATCTACGTCATCGGGCGCGACGCGGAGACGAACACGGTCGTGGTCGGCTCGCGCGAGCGGCTGCTGGCGAACGGGTGCCAGGCGGGACAGGTGAACTGGCTCACGGAGCGGGAGCCGTTCGACGACTGGAGGCCCTGCCTCGCGCGGTGCCGGTACAACACTGAGCCGGTGGCGGCCCGCTGCCGTCTGTCGAGCGAGCGGCTGGAGGTCCGGTTCGACGAGCCGCTCGCGGCGGTCGCCCCCGGGCAGGCGGTCGTCGTGTACGACGCCGAAGAGCCGGATTGGGTGCTCGGTGGCGGTTGGATCGACCGGGGAGTCTTCGGGGGATAGCCACGCGAAGCGCCTGAGGGGCGTGTCGCGGTCCGGCGGGGATGTTCGGGGGTTTCCGGCCGAGGTAACCCCTTTCATTCCGCGAACCGATGGTGTAGATTGGTTGAATCTCCTGTCCGGGGAATCCCGGTGTGTCCCGCTGCGCCGGACGGGGAGGAGTTGGACCGACCATTCAAAAGGGGGCTTGTGGTGGAGAACGGCGCGGGAACGGACCTGTCGTACGACGTGGCGATCATCGGCGGCGGGCCGTCCGGCTCGACGGCGGGATCAATCCTGAAGAAGTACAACCCCGCGTTGCGCGTGGGCATCTTCGAGAAGGAGAAGTTCCCGCGCGAGCACGTCGGCGAGAGCCTGCTGCCCGCCATTTCGCCGATCCTCGACGAGATCGGCGCGTGGGACAAGATCGAGGCCGCGAACTTCCCGATCAAGGTCGGCGCGACGTACCGCTGGGGCCAGAATCACCAGTTGTGGGACTTCGAGTTCCTGCCGCTCGGGATGTTCAAGGACGAGCCGCGGCCCGCGAAGTTCGAGGGTCAGCGGAAGATCACCGCGTTCCAGGTGGAGCGGTCGAAGTACGACGACATCCTGCTCCGGCACGCGGCGGAGTTCGGGTGCGAGGTGCACGAGGAGACGATGGTCCGCGGCATCGACCGCGACGGCGACCGGGTGGCGGGGCTTCGGCTCGGGGACGGCCGGCGCGTGACGGCCCGGTACTACATCGACGGGTCGGGATACAACGGCACGCTCCGGCGCGGGATGGGCATCGGGCGCACGATCCCGACGCACCTGATGAACGTCGCCATCTGGGATTACTGGGAGAATGCGGACTGGGCGGTCGAGATCGGAGTCGGCGGGACGCGGATCCAGATTCTGAGCGTCGGCTGCGGGTGGGTCTGGTTCATCCCGATCGGGCCGACCCGGACCTCGCTCGGCTTCGTCTGCCCGGTGGAGTACTACAAGACCTGCGGCAAGACGCCCGCGGAGTTGTACGAGTGGGCCGTCAACGAGGAGCCGCGCGTGCGTGCCCTCACCAAGAACGGCCGACGCGAGAACAACGTGCGGACGACCAGCGACTGGTCCTACGTCTCGGACCGGCTCGTCGGCGAGAACTGGTTCCTGGTCGGCGAGTCCGCGGGCTTTGCCGACCCCATCCTCTCCGGCGGGGTCACGCTGGCGCACACCAGCGCCCGCGAGGCGGCGTACTCGATCATGGAGTTTGACCGGGGCGAACTCGACGCCCACTGGCTCAAGGCGAACTACGAGGACCGCCAGAAGAAGCGGGTGATGCAGTACATCCGCTTCGCGGAGTTCTGGTACGCGGCCAACGGCTGCTTCACCGATCTCGAGGACCACTGCGCGAGGCTGGCGAGCGAGTCCGGCCTGAAGTTCACCCCGCGAGAGGCGTTCCGGTGGCTGAGTTTCGGCGGCCTCGCGCACGAGGACTTCCTCTTCCCCGGTGTCGGCGGGTTCGACCTGCTGGCCGTGAAGGAAGTGACCAAAATGTTCACGAAGGAGGAGGGCGGAGGCGACGCGGCGCAGTGGGAGATCAATCGCTACAACGTCTTCAGGCTGAATCTCGCCGACGCGAAAAAGGGACACATGCCCGTCTATCACGCGGGGAGGATC harbors:
- the mnmA gene encoding tRNA 2-thiouridine(34) synthase MnmA, with the translated sequence MSGGVDSSVAAAMLVRAGCEVVGCFMRLGTPGEPAEGMVRWDAKAEACAANRERRQGCCSVNDAADARLVAAELGIPFYVCNFAREFGRVIDYFVDEYANGRTPNPCVRCNDWLKFGRLHEYARRIGASFIASGHYARVERGAGADRWGHDGPRLLRGVDRGKDQSYVLFGSPRERLGEMLLPVGGMPKREVRALAERFGLPVFDKPDSQEICFVPDGDYAALVESRRPGAAAMGRIVDTDGNEVGEHAGQHRYTIGQRRGVGVALGRPIYVIGRDAETNTVVVGSRERLLANGCQAGQVNWLTEREPFDDWRPCLARCRYNTEPVAARCRLSSERLEVRFDEPLAAVAPGQAVVVYDAEEPDWVLGGGWIDRGVFGG
- a CDS encoding NAD(P)/FAD-dependent oxidoreductase, whose protein sequence is MVESPVRGIPVCPAAPDGEELDRPFKRGLVVENGAGTDLSYDVAIIGGGPSGSTAGSILKKYNPALRVGIFEKEKFPREHVGESLLPAISPILDEIGAWDKIEAANFPIKVGATYRWGQNHQLWDFEFLPLGMFKDEPRPAKFEGQRKITAFQVERSKYDDILLRHAAEFGCEVHEETMVRGIDRDGDRVAGLRLGDGRRVTARYYIDGSGYNGTLRRGMGIGRTIPTHLMNVAIWDYWENADWAVEIGVGGTRIQILSVGCGWVWFIPIGPTRTSLGFVCPVEYYKTCGKTPAELYEWAVNEEPRVRALTKNGRRENNVRTTSDWSYVSDRLVGENWFLVGESAGFADPILSGGVTLAHTSAREAAYSIMEFDRGELDAHWLKANYEDRQKKRVMQYIRFAEFWYAANGCFTDLEDHCARLASESGLKFTPREAFRWLSFGGLAHEDFLFPGVGGFDLLAVKEVTKMFTKEEGGGDAAQWEINRYNVFRLNLADAKKGHMPVYHAGRITRTEAYFRGGQLLPVAGLYGLMIGILKDAPDMTTIANRLNEFVRRGGRIGEITGTHLVVQAAATLEAMLLEGWVTGKLDPKRPRMSYAPRASGASNFHPNYDNIVEEPSPRQKPTHSKPREGVILGASAGAASTPNGGPAAGG